A genomic region of Carettochelys insculpta isolate YL-2023 chromosome 7, ASM3395843v1, whole genome shotgun sequence contains the following coding sequences:
- the LOC142015906 gene encoding cytochrome P450 2H2-like isoform X3 — MEPLGTTTLLLLICVSCLFFFSAWRKRSGRGKLPPGPLAFPIIGNVLQLNLRDMRQSLHKLSVKYGPVFTVYFGSEPIVLLSGYTAVKEALIDQGQEFSGRGTQPLLEKIAKGRGIIFSNGERWKQLRRFALTNLRNFGMGKKSIELRIQEEASFLVERLRNTQGRPFDPTVFLNHAISNIICSVIFGDRFDYEDKKFLTLIHLGMENTKLFGFFLVQLYNFFPTLLDYIPGPHHRMIKIDEELKRFVLERVKMHKESLDPSCPRDFIDAFLIKMEEERQNDQSEFTTENLARSTVDLFLAGTETTSTTLRYGFLILLKYPPIEEKIHEEIDRVIGRGRSPCMADRSQMPFTDAVLHEMQRFINLVPFSVPHAVTKDVHFRQYLIPKGTTVFPSLESVLYDSKEFPNPERFNPGHFLDENGAFKKSDFFIPFSTGKRMCVGEGLARMELFLVLTTILQNFTLKPLVDPKDIDLTTIPSFVIRLLKPYQLCVLPR; from the exons ATGGAGCCTCTGGGAACAACCACTCTTCTCCTATTGATTTGTGTttcttgcctttttttcttttcagcatgGAGAAAAAGGTctggaaggggaaagctgccacCTGGCCCCCTTGCTTTTCCCATCATAGGAAATGTCCTTCAGCTGAATTTGAGGGACATGAGACAATCTCTACATAAG CTCAGTGTGAAGTACGGCCCAGTTTTCACGGTATACTTTGGCTCCGAGCCGATTGTGCTGCTCTCTGGATACACGGCAGTAAAGGAAGCACTGATTGACCAAGGGCAGGAGTTCAGCGGAAGAGGAACCCAACCATTGCTTGAGAAGATTGCCAAAGGAAGAG GTATTATCTTCAGCAATGGGGAGCGATGGAAGCAGCTTCGCCGATTTGCCCTCACCAACCTGAGAAACTTTGGGATGGGGAAGAAGAGCATTGAGCTGCGAATCCAGGAGGAAGCCAGTTTTCTGGTGGAAAGGCTCAGAAACACCCAGG GGCGTCCCTTTGACCCCACTGTCTTCCTCAACCACGCCATCTCCAACATCATCTGCTCTGTCATCTTTGGGGACCGGTTTGACTACGAAGATAAGAAATTTCTGACTTTAATTCATCTCGGCATGGAAAACACTAAGTTGTTTGGCTTCTTCCTAGTCCAG CTGTACAATTTTTTCCCAACTCTCCTGGATTACATTCCGGGTCCTCACCACAGGATGATTAAAATTGATGAGGAGCTCAAGAGATTTGTTCTGGAGAGAGTGAAGATGCACAAAGAGTCGCTGGACCCCAGCTGCCCTCGAGACTTCATTGATGCTTTCCTCATCAAAATGGAAGAG GAACGACAGAATGACCAGTCGGAATTTACCACTGAAAACTTAGCAAGAAGCACAGTAGATTTATTCCTTGCTGGGACAGAGACAACCAGCACCACCCTGAGATACGGATTCCTGATACTTCTGAAATATCCACCCATAGAAG AGAAAATTCATGAAGAGATTGATCGTGTGATTGGCCGAGGCCGAAGCCCCTGCATGGCAGACCGAAGTCAGATGCCCTTCACAGATGCCGTTTTACACGAGATGCAGAGATTCATTAACCTTGTTCCATTCAGTGTGCCTCATGCTGTGACCAAAGACGTTCATTTCAGACAATATCTTATCCCCAAG GGCACCACAGTATTCCCGTCTCTGGAGTCCGTCCTATATGACAGCAAGGAATTTCCAAATCCGGAGCGGTTCAACCCAGGGCATTTCTTGGATGAAAATGGTGCCTTTAAGAAAAGTGACTTCTTCATACCTTTTTCTACAG GGAAACGGATGTGTGTAGGAGAGGGGTTGGCTCGGATGGAACTCTTTTTGGTACTGACaacaattttgcagaattttaccTTGAAACCTCTCGTGGATCCAAAAGACATTGATTTAACTACAATACCAAGCTTTGTGATACGTTTACTGAAACCataccagctctgtgttctgcCTCGCTAA
- the LOC142015906 gene encoding cytochrome P450 2H2-like isoform X4, whose product MEPLGTTTLLLLICVSCLFFFSAWRKRSGRGKLPPGPLAFPIIGNVLQLNLRDMRQSLHKLSVKYGPVFTVYFGSEPIVLLSGYTAVKEALIDQGQEFSGRGTQPLLEKIAKGRGIIFSNGERWKQLRRFALTNLRNFGMGKKSIELRIQEEASFLVERLRNTQGRPFDPTVFLNHAISNIICSVIFGDRFDYEDKKFLTLIHLGMENTKLFGFFLVQERQNDQSEFTTENLARSTVDLFLAGTETTSTTLRYGFLILLKYPPIEEKIHEEIDRVIGRGRSPCMADRSQMPFTDAVLHEMQRFINLVPFSVPHAVTKDVHFRQYLIPKGTTVFPSLESVLYDSKEFPNPERFNPGHFLDENGAFKKSDFFIPFSTGKRMCVGEGLARMELFLVLTTILQNFTLKPLVDPKDIDLTTIPSFVIRLLKPYQLCVLPR is encoded by the exons ATGGAGCCTCTGGGAACAACCACTCTTCTCCTATTGATTTGTGTttcttgcctttttttcttttcagcatgGAGAAAAAGGTctggaaggggaaagctgccacCTGGCCCCCTTGCTTTTCCCATCATAGGAAATGTCCTTCAGCTGAATTTGAGGGACATGAGACAATCTCTACATAAG CTCAGTGTGAAGTACGGCCCAGTTTTCACGGTATACTTTGGCTCCGAGCCGATTGTGCTGCTCTCTGGATACACGGCAGTAAAGGAAGCACTGATTGACCAAGGGCAGGAGTTCAGCGGAAGAGGAACCCAACCATTGCTTGAGAAGATTGCCAAAGGAAGAG GTATTATCTTCAGCAATGGGGAGCGATGGAAGCAGCTTCGCCGATTTGCCCTCACCAACCTGAGAAACTTTGGGATGGGGAAGAAGAGCATTGAGCTGCGAATCCAGGAGGAAGCCAGTTTTCTGGTGGAAAGGCTCAGAAACACCCAGG GGCGTCCCTTTGACCCCACTGTCTTCCTCAACCACGCCATCTCCAACATCATCTGCTCTGTCATCTTTGGGGACCGGTTTGACTACGAAGATAAGAAATTTCTGACTTTAATTCATCTCGGCATGGAAAACACTAAGTTGTTTGGCTTCTTCCTAGTCCAG GAACGACAGAATGACCAGTCGGAATTTACCACTGAAAACTTAGCAAGAAGCACAGTAGATTTATTCCTTGCTGGGACAGAGACAACCAGCACCACCCTGAGATACGGATTCCTGATACTTCTGAAATATCCACCCATAGAAG AGAAAATTCATGAAGAGATTGATCGTGTGATTGGCCGAGGCCGAAGCCCCTGCATGGCAGACCGAAGTCAGATGCCCTTCACAGATGCCGTTTTACACGAGATGCAGAGATTCATTAACCTTGTTCCATTCAGTGTGCCTCATGCTGTGACCAAAGACGTTCATTTCAGACAATATCTTATCCCCAAG GGCACCACAGTATTCCCGTCTCTGGAGTCCGTCCTATATGACAGCAAGGAATTTCCAAATCCGGAGCGGTTCAACCCAGGGCATTTCTTGGATGAAAATGGTGCCTTTAAGAAAAGTGACTTCTTCATACCTTTTTCTACAG GGAAACGGATGTGTGTAGGAGAGGGGTTGGCTCGGATGGAACTCTTTTTGGTACTGACaacaattttgcagaattttaccTTGAAACCTCTCGTGGATCCAAAAGACATTGATTTAACTACAATACCAAGCTTTGTGATACGTTTACTGAAACCataccagctctgtgttctgcCTCGCTAA
- the LOC142015906 gene encoding cytochrome P450 2H2-like isoform X2, translating to MEPLGTTTLLLLICVSCLFFFSAWRKRSGRGKLPPGPLAFPIIGNVLQLNLRDMRQSLHKLSVKYGPVFTVYFGSEPIVLLSGYTAVKEALIDQGQEFSGRGTQPLLEKIAKGRGIIFSNGERWKQLRRFALTNLRNFGMGKKSIELRIQEEASFLVERLRNTQGRPFDPTVFLNHAISNIICSVIFGDRFDYEDKKFLTLIHLGMENTKLFGFFLVQVCSGLYNFFPTLLDYIPGPHHRMIKIDEELKRFVLERVKMHKESLDPSCPRDFIDAFLIKMEEERQNDQSEFTTENLARSTVDLFLAGTETTSTTLRYGFLILLKYPPIEEKIHEEIDRVIGRGRSPCMADRSQMPFTDAVLHEMQRFINLVPFSVPHAVTKDVHFRQYLIPKGTTVFPSLESVLYDSKEFPNPERFNPGHFLDENGAFKKSDFFIPFSTGKRMCVGEGLARMELFLVLTTILQNFTLKPLVDPKDIDLTTIPSFVIRLLKPYQLCVLPR from the exons ATGGAGCCTCTGGGAACAACCACTCTTCTCCTATTGATTTGTGTttcttgcctttttttcttttcagcatgGAGAAAAAGGTctggaaggggaaagctgccacCTGGCCCCCTTGCTTTTCCCATCATAGGAAATGTCCTTCAGCTGAATTTGAGGGACATGAGACAATCTCTACATAAG CTCAGTGTGAAGTACGGCCCAGTTTTCACGGTATACTTTGGCTCCGAGCCGATTGTGCTGCTCTCTGGATACACGGCAGTAAAGGAAGCACTGATTGACCAAGGGCAGGAGTTCAGCGGAAGAGGAACCCAACCATTGCTTGAGAAGATTGCCAAAGGAAGAG GTATTATCTTCAGCAATGGGGAGCGATGGAAGCAGCTTCGCCGATTTGCCCTCACCAACCTGAGAAACTTTGGGATGGGGAAGAAGAGCATTGAGCTGCGAATCCAGGAGGAAGCCAGTTTTCTGGTGGAAAGGCTCAGAAACACCCAGG GGCGTCCCTTTGACCCCACTGTCTTCCTCAACCACGCCATCTCCAACATCATCTGCTCTGTCATCTTTGGGGACCGGTTTGACTACGAAGATAAGAAATTTCTGACTTTAATTCATCTCGGCATGGAAAACACTAAGTTGTTTGGCTTCTTCCTAGTCCAGGTGTGTTCTGGA CTGTACAATTTTTTCCCAACTCTCCTGGATTACATTCCGGGTCCTCACCACAGGATGATTAAAATTGATGAGGAGCTCAAGAGATTTGTTCTGGAGAGAGTGAAGATGCACAAAGAGTCGCTGGACCCCAGCTGCCCTCGAGACTTCATTGATGCTTTCCTCATCAAAATGGAAGAG GAACGACAGAATGACCAGTCGGAATTTACCACTGAAAACTTAGCAAGAAGCACAGTAGATTTATTCCTTGCTGGGACAGAGACAACCAGCACCACCCTGAGATACGGATTCCTGATACTTCTGAAATATCCACCCATAGAAG AGAAAATTCATGAAGAGATTGATCGTGTGATTGGCCGAGGCCGAAGCCCCTGCATGGCAGACCGAAGTCAGATGCCCTTCACAGATGCCGTTTTACACGAGATGCAGAGATTCATTAACCTTGTTCCATTCAGTGTGCCTCATGCTGTGACCAAAGACGTTCATTTCAGACAATATCTTATCCCCAAG GGCACCACAGTATTCCCGTCTCTGGAGTCCGTCCTATATGACAGCAAGGAATTTCCAAATCCGGAGCGGTTCAACCCAGGGCATTTCTTGGATGAAAATGGTGCCTTTAAGAAAAGTGACTTCTTCATACCTTTTTCTACAG GGAAACGGATGTGTGTAGGAGAGGGGTTGGCTCGGATGGAACTCTTTTTGGTACTGACaacaattttgcagaattttaccTTGAAACCTCTCGTGGATCCAAAAGACATTGATTTAACTACAATACCAAGCTTTGTGATACGTTTACTGAAACCataccagctctgtgttctgcCTCGCTAA
- the LOC142015906 gene encoding cytochrome P450 2H2-like isoform X1: protein MEPLGTTTLLLLICVSCLFFFSAWRKRSGRGKLPPGPLAFPIIGNVLQLNLRDMRQSLHKLSVKYGPVFTVYFGSEPIVLLSGYTAVKEALIDQGQEFSGRGTQPLLEKIAKGRGIIFSNGERWKQLRRFALTNLRNFGMGKKSIELRIQEEASFLVERLRNTQGRPFDPTVFLNHAISNIICSVIFGDRFDYEDKKFLTLIHLGMENTKLFGFFLVQVCSGVSSLYNFFPTLLDYIPGPHHRMIKIDEELKRFVLERVKMHKESLDPSCPRDFIDAFLIKMEEERQNDQSEFTTENLARSTVDLFLAGTETTSTTLRYGFLILLKYPPIEEKIHEEIDRVIGRGRSPCMADRSQMPFTDAVLHEMQRFINLVPFSVPHAVTKDVHFRQYLIPKGTTVFPSLESVLYDSKEFPNPERFNPGHFLDENGAFKKSDFFIPFSTGKRMCVGEGLARMELFLVLTTILQNFTLKPLVDPKDIDLTTIPSFVIRLLKPYQLCVLPR from the exons ATGGAGCCTCTGGGAACAACCACTCTTCTCCTATTGATTTGTGTttcttgcctttttttcttttcagcatgGAGAAAAAGGTctggaaggggaaagctgccacCTGGCCCCCTTGCTTTTCCCATCATAGGAAATGTCCTTCAGCTGAATTTGAGGGACATGAGACAATCTCTACATAAG CTCAGTGTGAAGTACGGCCCAGTTTTCACGGTATACTTTGGCTCCGAGCCGATTGTGCTGCTCTCTGGATACACGGCAGTAAAGGAAGCACTGATTGACCAAGGGCAGGAGTTCAGCGGAAGAGGAACCCAACCATTGCTTGAGAAGATTGCCAAAGGAAGAG GTATTATCTTCAGCAATGGGGAGCGATGGAAGCAGCTTCGCCGATTTGCCCTCACCAACCTGAGAAACTTTGGGATGGGGAAGAAGAGCATTGAGCTGCGAATCCAGGAGGAAGCCAGTTTTCTGGTGGAAAGGCTCAGAAACACCCAGG GGCGTCCCTTTGACCCCACTGTCTTCCTCAACCACGCCATCTCCAACATCATCTGCTCTGTCATCTTTGGGGACCGGTTTGACTACGAAGATAAGAAATTTCTGACTTTAATTCATCTCGGCATGGAAAACACTAAGTTGTTTGGCTTCTTCCTAGTCCAGGTGTGTTCTGGAGTTTCTTCT CTGTACAATTTTTTCCCAACTCTCCTGGATTACATTCCGGGTCCTCACCACAGGATGATTAAAATTGATGAGGAGCTCAAGAGATTTGTTCTGGAGAGAGTGAAGATGCACAAAGAGTCGCTGGACCCCAGCTGCCCTCGAGACTTCATTGATGCTTTCCTCATCAAAATGGAAGAG GAACGACAGAATGACCAGTCGGAATTTACCACTGAAAACTTAGCAAGAAGCACAGTAGATTTATTCCTTGCTGGGACAGAGACAACCAGCACCACCCTGAGATACGGATTCCTGATACTTCTGAAATATCCACCCATAGAAG AGAAAATTCATGAAGAGATTGATCGTGTGATTGGCCGAGGCCGAAGCCCCTGCATGGCAGACCGAAGTCAGATGCCCTTCACAGATGCCGTTTTACACGAGATGCAGAGATTCATTAACCTTGTTCCATTCAGTGTGCCTCATGCTGTGACCAAAGACGTTCATTTCAGACAATATCTTATCCCCAAG GGCACCACAGTATTCCCGTCTCTGGAGTCCGTCCTATATGACAGCAAGGAATTTCCAAATCCGGAGCGGTTCAACCCAGGGCATTTCTTGGATGAAAATGGTGCCTTTAAGAAAAGTGACTTCTTCATACCTTTTTCTACAG GGAAACGGATGTGTGTAGGAGAGGGGTTGGCTCGGATGGAACTCTTTTTGGTACTGACaacaattttgcagaattttaccTTGAAACCTCTCGTGGATCCAAAAGACATTGATTTAACTACAATACCAAGCTTTGTGATACGTTTACTGAAACCataccagctctgtgttctgcCTCGCTAA